The Flavobacterium sp. IMCC34852 genome contains the following window.
ATCCCGGGAGTAAAAAAAGCCAGCTGGTAATAGTTGGAATTTCAGCAGATAATTGTACATTTGCCGGATTTTTGCCGGGAACCGTGCAATTATCTGCTTTAAATTAGAGTTTAATGGCTTCAGGTTCAGTAGAATAGTTTTACTGAAAACCGTTGCCGCAATTTAATAAATATGTATACAGATCCAATTGCAGATTATCTTACGAGAGTTAGAAATGCAGTGATGGCAAACCACAAAGTGGTTGAAATCCCGGCATCCAACTTGAAAAAAGAAATCACAAAGATTTTATTCGATCAAGGATATATCTTAAGCTACAAGTTTGATGACACTACCGTTCAAGGTACCATCAAAATCGCTTTGAAGTATGATAAAGATACTAAAGAGTCAGTTATCAAAGATATCCAAAGAATTAGTAAACCAGGTTTACGTAAATATGCAGGTGCTGCAAAACTACCTAGAATCCTTAACGGATTAGGAATTGCTATTGTTTCCACTTCTAAAGGTCTAATGACCGGGAAACAAGCTAAGCAATTAAATGTTGGTGGAGAAGTAATTTGTTACGTATACTAATAAAAACAGTTAAACAATGTCAAGAATAGGTAAAAATCCAATTTCGATTCCTGCTGGTGTAACTGTTGAAGTTAGTGAAACAGTAATTACAGTTAAAGGAAAATTAGGTCAACTTACACAAGAGTACGCAGACGTAACAGTGAAAGTTGAAGAAGGTCAACTAGTAGTAGAAAGACCATCTGATAGCAAAGATCATAGAGCAAAACACGGATTATACAGATCATTAATCAACAACATGATTGTGGGTGTGTCTGAAGGTTTTACTAAAGAATTAGAATTGGTTGGAGTAGGTTACAGAGCTTCTAACCAAGGACAAAAGTTAGACTTAGCGTTAGGTTTCTCTCATAATATTGTTTTAGAAGTTGCTCCGGAAGTAAAGCTAGAAACAATATCTGAGAAAGGTAAAAACCCAATCGTGAAGTTAACATCTTACGACAAACAATTAATCGGACAAATCGCTGCCAAAATCAGAGGTTTCCGTAAACCTGAACCTTACAAAGGAAAAGGAGTTAAGTTTGTTGGTGAAGTATTAAGAAGAAAAGCAGGTAAATCAGCGTAAAAATTAGCATTATGTCATTAACAAAAACTGAAAGAAGACAAAGAATTAAATTCAGAATCAGAAAGATTGTTAGCGGTACTGCTGCTAAACCAAGATTATCTGTATTCAGAAGTAATAAAGAAATCTACGCACAACTAATCGATGATGTGAATGGAGTTACTTTATTGGCTGCTTCATCAAAAGATAAAGGAGTAGATATTAAAGGTACAAACGTAGAAGTTGCTGCTGCTGTTGGAAAATTAGCTGCAGAAAAAGCGTTAAAAGCCGGAATTACTGAAGTAACTTTCGATAGAGGAGGTTATTTGTACCACGGTCGTATTAAATCATTAGCTGAAGGCGCAAGAGCCGCTGGACTTAAATTCTAATATATTATGTCTAAATACAAAAATGTAGAATTAGTAAAACCTAGCGGTCTTGAATTAAAAGATCGTCTGGTAAGTGTAAATCGTGTTACCAAAGTAACAAAAGGAGGTAGAGCTTTTGGCTTTTCTGCTATTGTTGTAGTAGGTGATGAAAACGGTGTAGTAGGTCACGGATTAGGAAAATCTAAAGATGTTTCTGAAGCTATTGCCAAAGCAGTAGAAGATGCAAAGAAAAACTTAGTTAGAATTCCTTTAAGTGGTCAATCTGTACCTCACGAACAAAAAGGAAAATTTGGTGGAGCAGCAGTATATTTGATGCCTGCATCTCACGGTACCGGAGTAATCGCTGGTGGTGCTGTTCGTGCAGTATTAGAGTCTGTAGGAGTACATGACGTATTGTCAAAATCTCAAGGTTCATCAAACCCTCACAATGTAGTTAAAGCAACTTTTGATGCTTTGTTACAAATGAGAAGTGCTGTTACTGTTGCAAAACAAAGAGGTATTTCTTTAGAAAAAGTTTTTAAAGGTTAATTCAAGGAAATTATGGCTAAATTATTAGTAAAACAAGTTAGAAGCAAAATCAACTGTCCTCTTACCCAAAAAAGAGGATTGGAAGCTTTAGGTCTTCGTAAAATGGGACAAGTTGTGGAGCATGATTCAAATCCGGCTATCCTTGGAATGATAAATAAAGTTAAACACTTAGTTTCCGTTGAGGAAGTTAAATAACAATTTATAGTTATGAATTTAAGTAACTTACAACCTGCTGAAGGGTCTACACACAATCAAAATAAAAGGTTAGGTAGAGGAGAAGGTTCTGGTAAAGGTGGTACCGCTGCACGTGGTCACAAAGGAGCTAAGTCTCGTTCTGGTTATTCTAAAAAGATTGGTTTTGAAGGAGGGCAAATGCCACTTCAAAGACGTGTGCCTAAGTTTGGTTTCAAAAACATCAATCGTGTAGAATACCAAGGGGTAAATCTTGACAGTCTTCAAGCTTTAGTAGATAACGGAATTGTTACTGATACAGTAGATTTTACTGTATTTGTAGAAAACCGTTTGGCTACTAAAAATGAGGTAGTTAAAATTTTAGGAAGAGGAGAATTAAAAGCAAAATTAAAAGTAACTGCTCACAAATTTACTGCTACAGCAAAAGCGGCTATTGAAGCTGCCGGTGGTGAAGCTGTAACCTTATAATTACTAGAACAATGAAGAAATTTTTTGAATCATTAAATAATGTTTGGAAAATAGAAGAACTAAGAAACAGAATAACGTTAACGTTACTTCTGTTATTAGTTTATCGATTTGGAGCGCATGTAACTCTTCCGGGAATTGATGCAACACAATTAGAAAACTTAGCAGGTCAAACAGATAAAGGTATTGGATCAATATTGGATATGTTTACCGGTGGAGCGTTTTCTAAAGCGTCTGTTTTTGCCTTGGGGATCATGCCTTACATCTCAGCTTCAATTGTTGTTCAATTAATGGGTATCGCTATTCCGTATTTGCAGAAATTGCAAAAAGATGGCGAGAGCGGAAGAAAAAGATTGAATCAAATTACAAGATGGTTAACCATCGCTATTACGTTGGTACAAGGTCCGGGTTATATCTATAACCTATACACTACTTTACCTCCGGGAGCTTTCCTTTTAGGATTTGATTCATTCCAATTTTTATTCTCTTCTGTATTAATTCTAACCACAGGAACTATTTTCGCTATGTGGTTAGGTGAAAAAATTACAGACAAAGGTATTGGTAACGGTATTTCACTATTGATTATGGTGGGTATCTTAGCCAGATTACCGCAAGCCTTATTCCAAGAGTTTACCTCTAAAGTGACCAACAATAATGGTGGCCCAATGTTATTGGTATTCGAAATTGTAGTTTGGTTGTTGGTAATCATTGCTTGT
Protein-coding sequences here:
- the rplR gene encoding 50S ribosomal protein L18, which gives rise to MSLTKTERRQRIKFRIRKIVSGTAAKPRLSVFRSNKEIYAQLIDDVNGVTLLAASSKDKGVDIKGTNVEVAAAVGKLAAEKALKAGITEVTFDRGGYLYHGRIKSLAEGARAAGLKF
- the rpsH gene encoding 30S ribosomal protein S8; this encodes MYTDPIADYLTRVRNAVMANHKVVEIPASNLKKEITKILFDQGYILSYKFDDTTVQGTIKIALKYDKDTKESVIKDIQRISKPGLRKYAGAAKLPRILNGLGIAIVSTSKGLMTGKQAKQLNVGGEVICYVY
- the secY gene encoding preprotein translocase subunit SecY; translated protein: MKKFFESLNNVWKIEELRNRITLTLLLLLVYRFGAHVTLPGIDATQLENLAGQTDKGIGSILDMFTGGAFSKASVFALGIMPYISASIVVQLMGIAIPYLQKLQKDGESGRKRLNQITRWLTIAITLVQGPGYIYNLYTTLPPGAFLLGFDSFQFLFSSVLILTTGTIFAMWLGEKITDKGIGNGISLLIMVGILARLPQALFQEFTSKVTNNNGGPMLLVFEIVVWLLVIIACVLLVMAVRKIPVQYARRTTTGDFEQDMMGGNRQWIPLKLNSAGVMPIIFAQAIMFIPAALAGLSKSETSQSIAGTFSNMFGFWYNFVFAMLILIFTFFYTAITVPTNKMADDLKRSGGFIPGIKPGVETADFLDKIMSLITFPGSLFLALIAVFPAIVVSLDVQQSWAMFYGGTSLIIMVGVAIDTIQQINSYLLNKHYDGLMKSGKNRKAVA
- the rplF gene encoding 50S ribosomal protein L6; this translates as MSRIGKNPISIPAGVTVEVSETVITVKGKLGQLTQEYADVTVKVEEGQLVVERPSDSKDHRAKHGLYRSLINNMIVGVSEGFTKELELVGVGYRASNQGQKLDLALGFSHNIVLEVAPEVKLETISEKGKNPIVKLTSYDKQLIGQIAAKIRGFRKPEPYKGKGVKFVGEVLRRKAGKSA
- the rpmD gene encoding 50S ribosomal protein L30, producing the protein MAKLLVKQVRSKINCPLTQKRGLEALGLRKMGQVVEHDSNPAILGMINKVKHLVSVEEVK
- the rplO gene encoding 50S ribosomal protein L15 encodes the protein MNLSNLQPAEGSTHNQNKRLGRGEGSGKGGTAARGHKGAKSRSGYSKKIGFEGGQMPLQRRVPKFGFKNINRVEYQGVNLDSLQALVDNGIVTDTVDFTVFVENRLATKNEVVKILGRGELKAKLKVTAHKFTATAKAAIEAAGGEAVTL
- the rpsE gene encoding 30S ribosomal protein S5, which codes for MMSKYKNVELVKPSGLELKDRLVSVNRVTKVTKGGRAFGFSAIVVVGDENGVVGHGLGKSKDVSEAIAKAVEDAKKNLVRIPLSGQSVPHEQKGKFGGAAVYLMPASHGTGVIAGGAVRAVLESVGVHDVLSKSQGSSNPHNVVKATFDALLQMRSAVTVAKQRGISLEKVFKG